Genomic segment of Nostoc sp. TCL240-02:
CAGACCCACCTTCCCATCTTTATCTAGGGGTATAAAATCAGTCGTAGACTTTGTAGCACGTCCTTCGCTATCCCACTCAGCAGCTTTGGGATTATCCACCCACGGTTGATTAATCACCACCAGCACCGGTGGAAACTTATGATTGTCTCTAGCCGCTAAATACTGCACTAGCGGCGCTTGACGTGACCAATCAAGGGGACGTTGCTGAATTTCATCAATACTATCTGCGTCAATCTCGACATTATCAGTTTCAGGATTGTACTTTTTCTGAAACAGAGGTAAGCCAGAGGCGAAATGAACCCGACCTGCGAACCATTCCAGTGTAACAGAGCTAACATAAGCCTCAGTACCACCCATCTCGGTTTTTTGAACGAGAATCTGATCTTTTCTCCCTAAAAACTTCTCTAAGAGTAAAGCTAGTACCTGTTTTTCTTTATTTTCTCGTTCTAGATATTCTCTAGCGATGTCAGCAGTTGGGTCAGATGCACTATCTTTCATGTTAAATTTTAAAAACAGAATAGTATTATGCAGTTCAATTATCCAAAAAATTAGATATTAGTAGTAAAGTTTTTAAAAACTATTTTTTAAACCCACGGAGGCGGTCACTGAGCTTGTCGAAGTGTGGGTTTTGTCTGTGTAGCCGCGAATTCTATTTGCCCTATTTACCCCGATATTACGCCAGGTTTCCAGAGAGAAGGAGAAATGACTACAGCACAACAAGCAGAAAATACAGGTCAGCAAACACGTACTGTAGCAGAGTTAGTGGACTACATCCAAGCTCTCACCACTGAAATTCAAGAATTGTATTGTTTAGACCAGATACCTTGGGTAGTAGGATATTCCGGTGGTAAAGATAGTACTGCCACTTTACAGCTTATCTGGAATGCGATCGCAGCACTTCCACCTGAAAAACGGATTAAGCCAGTTCATGTTATTACAACTGATACGCTAGTAGAAAATCCTGTAGTCTCTGTTTGGGTACGCAACTCTTTAGAACAAATGAGAGTTGCAGCTAAAGAACAAGGAATGCCAATTCAAGCCCATTTGCTTTATCCCGCAGTCAAAGACACCTTTTGGGTAAATTTAATTGGCAAAGGCTACCCAGCACCGCGTAATCGTATGCGCTGGTGTACTGAACGATTGAAAATTAAACCGACTGACAGCTTTATTCGTGAAGTAATTCAAGCCAATGGTGAAGTAATTCTCGTTTTGGGTACTCGCAAAGCTGAAAGTGTTAAACGTGCCATCACGATGGCTAAACATCGAGAGTCGCGCATACGCGATCACATAAACACTAATCCTAACCGACCTAACTCACTAATTTACCTTCCCATTGAAGACTGGCGTACTGATGAAGTTTGGATTTACTTAAATCAGTGGCAAAATCCTTGGGGATATAGCAACAAAGACCTATTCACTATGTATAGAGGTGCGACAGCAGATAATGAATGTCCTTTAGTTGTTGATACATCTACTCCTAGCTGTGGTGATTCTCGATTTGGTTGCTGGGTTTGCACAATTGTTAATAAAGATAAATCAATGGAGGCAATGATTCAAAATGATGAAGAGAAAGAATGGATGCAGCCTCTATTAAATATTCGTAATGAATTAGATATTAGAGATGACCGTGATAAAAGGGACTTTCGACGAATTTGGGGTGAAGTTCAACTTTTTGAACGCAATTTAGATGGTGAAATATCCGTTGAACCAATTCATGGCCCTTATACAAAATATTGGCGCGAACATTGGCTAAGAAAAGTGCTAGAAGCGCAAACAGAAACCCGCCGTACAGCACCAAAAAATATGGGTAAAATCACCCTAATTACTCTCGAAGAAATGAGCGAAATTCGCCGCATTTGGCTAGAAGACAAACACGAATTTGATGATAGTTTACCCCGGATTTATCAAGAAGTGACTGGCGAAGAATTTCAAGACCCCCGTCCTGGTGCAGACTATAGCCTACTAGGTCGTGATGAATGGATAGTATTAGAAGAAATCTGTGAAGGTGACGCGATGCACTTGGAACTTATGGCGAAATTGTTAGACACAGAACGCCAGTATCGCAAAAAGACTCGTCGCGTGGGAATATATGAAACCCTAGAAAAATGTTTTAATACGAGTTCACGTTCTCCAGAAGATGCGATTAAAAATGCTCGTTTGAAGCGCGAATTAAGCGAAGCAGTTAGTCAAGGTGACGTTGCAAAAGTCAAGCAGATGACTTTGGGCGATGTTCCAGTAATCAATGAAGTAGATGAAGGTAAAAGTGAAAGTGATGAAGAGGTAACTTGGGCAAGTATGAAATTTAAAAAGAAAAATCCATAACAATAGAATAATAAAAGACGAGAGTCAAGCTACTTAAAGAACGCTTAACAAAGTTTACTTATTTTAAAACAAGCGAGGTTCTATGATTCAAGCCATACACAAATTAGTAACTTTTGAA
This window contains:
- the dndC gene encoding DNA phosphorothioation system sulfurtransferase DndC, with the protein product MTTAQQAENTGQQTRTVAELVDYIQALTTEIQELYCLDQIPWVVGYSGGKDSTATLQLIWNAIAALPPEKRIKPVHVITTDTLVENPVVSVWVRNSLEQMRVAAKEQGMPIQAHLLYPAVKDTFWVNLIGKGYPAPRNRMRWCTERLKIKPTDSFIREVIQANGEVILVLGTRKAESVKRAITMAKHRESRIRDHINTNPNRPNSLIYLPIEDWRTDEVWIYLNQWQNPWGYSNKDLFTMYRGATADNECPLVVDTSTPSCGDSRFGCWVCTIVNKDKSMEAMIQNDEEKEWMQPLLNIRNELDIRDDRDKRDFRRIWGEVQLFERNLDGEISVEPIHGPYTKYWREHWLRKVLEAQTETRRTAPKNMGKITLITLEEMSEIRRIWLEDKHEFDDSLPRIYQEVTGEEFQDPRPGADYSLLGRDEWIVLEEICEGDAMHLELMAKLLDTERQYRKKTRRVGIYETLEKCFNTSSRSPEDAIKNARLKRELSEAVSQGDVAKVKQMTLGDVPVINEVDEGKSESDEEVTWASMKFKKKNP